CCTCGACTTCCGGCCCGTAGGCCACCGCAAACCCCATTCGCCCGAATATCTCCAGCAGTTCACTGATGGTCTGAGAAATGATATGGCTCTTGCCCTGTCGTACCGGAAGGCCCGGCAGCGTCACATCGAGAATCGGTCCGCCCCGATGCACGGTGCCCAGGGTGTTCTTTTTCCGTTCAAACGCCTCCGTCACCTCATTTTTAATTCGATTGGCCAGCTGTCCGCCCTGCTTTTTGAATTCCGCAGGCAGCGTGCCAATCTGACTGAGCATCAGAGTTACCTGACCCTTTCGGCCCAGATATTTAATGCGGAAGGCCTCCAGCTGCTCGGCGTTTGAAACCGTCTCCAGCTCCTGCAGAGCCGCTCGGCCGATTTGTTCGAACTGTTCGAGCATATCCAACCCTACAGGGCGGCTTTGGCTTTTTCCACAATCTGGTCAAAAGCGGCCGGGTCGGCAATGGCCAGCTCGCTGAGCATTTTGCGGTTCAGACCGATTCCGGCCTTCTTGCAGCCGTTGATGAAATGGCTGTAGCTGATTCCGCGCTGCCGGCAGGCGGCACTGAGGCGGATAATCCACAGGCCCCGGTAGGTCCTCTTTTTCTGCTTTCTTCCGATTCGGGCGTTGACGTTGGCCCGAACAGCGGCTTCTTTGGCCAGACGCAGCAGCTTGCCGTCCGGACCGCGATGCCCCTTAACAACCTGAAAAATCCTCTTTTTGGCTTGGCGCCGTGCAGCGCCTCGACGTACTCTCGGCATACCAGCTTTCCTTTCGTACCTGTTTCTTTCGCCCGCTGCGGCAGCTGATGTGGCCGGGAAGCAGGCAGAATCGACTTGTCTTTCCTATCCTTACTGCCCGAGCAGGACCCGGATTTTCTTGGCGCGAACGCCTTTAACCAGAGTGGGCGAACCGAAACGCCGACGACGCTTAGCGCTCTTGTCGCTGAGCAAGTGCCCGCCGCCGCAGCGTTTGCGCTTCACCTTTCCGGTGCCGGTTATCTTGACCCGCTTGGCAAGTCCTTTATGGGTTTTTAGTTTCGGCATTGTATAAATCCTTTAAAAATTAGATTTTTTCAGAAAAAGAGCCAAACAATTTATCCGTCATTGACCGTTCCGTCAACCCTAAAATCTACAAAAAAGCTGATTTTTCCTGCCTAACTGCCCTTGGCGGGCACCAGAACCATGGTAATCCGTTTGCCCAGCATCTGAGCCGGACGCTCAATCTTGGCCACCTCCTGAAGGGCCTGAACAATTTCGTCCATCATTTGGTAGCCCTGATCCACATGGGCCATTTCCCGCCCTCGAAACGGCATCGTAAACTGCACTTTATGCCCCTTTTCGAAGAACTTGACGGCCTGCGCCAGCTTAATCTGGCGGTCATGGTCGTCGATTTTCGGACGAATCCGAATCTCCTTGAGCGTAACGACGTGCTGTTTTTTCTGGCTTTCCTTGGCCTTCCGCTTCTGCTGGTACAAAAATTTGCCGTAATCCATAATCCGGCAAACCGGCGGATTCGACGTCGGCGACACCTCCACCAAATCCAGCCCTGCTTCCATTGCCCGGTTTCGGGCCTCCTCAATGGACACAATCCCGACCTGCTGGTTGTTCTCGTCAATCAGCCGAACGGGGCTGACCCGAATCCGCTCATTAATCCGATAATTCAGTTCTTTAGTGATAGCGCATTCCTTTCCAAAAAGTGTGTGAAATCGTTTCAGACCTGCTCATAACGTCAGCGTCAAAGACCGACTGCGGATTTTTTCCTGCACACCGGTCAGAAATGCTTCCACGCCCATCGAACAGCTTTCTTTCGACTGGCGAAGCCGGACGGTCAGTGTGCCCGTCTCCGCCTCTTTGGGACCGACAACCGCCATATACGGAATCCGGTCCGAATGAGCCCGGGCGATCTTGGCGCCAATCTTGTCATCCGTCAGGTCCGAGGTGCAGCGAATCCCCGCCTCCTCCAGCCGCCGCTGCAGCTGGTCGGCATAGGCATTCGTTTTTTCGCTGATCGACAAAACCCGCACCTGTTCCGGAGCCAGCCAGACCGGAAAATGCCCGCCGTAATGCTCAATCAGAATCCCCAAAAACCGCTCCAGCGACCCCAAAATCGCCCGATGAATCATCACAGGCGTTTTCTCGGTATTGTCCCGGTCGGAATAGACCAAGTTGAACCGCTGCGGCATCGAAAAATCCAGCTGAATCGTCCCCAGCTGCCAGGACCGCCCCAGACAGTCATTGATATGGAAATCAATCTTCGGCCCGTAAAACGCTCCGTCGCCTTCGTTTATCTGAAAGGCCAGCCCTTTGTGTTTCAGGGCTCCGGCCAGCGCATTCGTTGCCAGCTCCCAGATTTCATCGGAACCGATATGCTTTTCCGGTTTGGTGGACAATTCAATATGATAGTCCTCAAACCCGAAGGTCGAGTAAATCTCCTGAACCAGATTAATCACTCCGATAATTTCGCCTTCAATCTGTTCGGGCGTACAGAAAATATGGGCATCATCCTGCGTAAACTGCCGCACCCGCACCAGCCCGTGCATCTGCCCGCTGGCCTCATAGCGGTGAACCAGCCCCAATTCCGCCACCCGCATCGGAAACTCCCGATAGGAATGCTTCTTGGAATTGTAAATCAGAAGTCCGCCCGGACAATTCATCGGCTTGATGGCGTAATTGACTCCGTCCACCGATGTAAAATACATATTCTCCTTATAATGGTCCCAGTGCCCGCTGCGGTGCCAGAGCGACTCGTTGAGAATAATCGGCGTCTTCACCTCCACGTATTTATACTTGCGGTGCACCTGCCGCCAGAAGTCAATGATTTCGTTCCAGATAATCATCCCCTTCGGATGCAGAAAAGCAAAACCCGGCCCCTCTTCGTGGAAGCTGAACAGTTCCATCTGCTTTCCGATAAGCCGATGATCCCGCTTTTTGGCCTCTTCAAGCCGTTCCAGATAGGCATCCAGCTCCTTTTTCGTCGGCCAGACTGTTCCATAAACACGCTGCAGCATCTTCTGGCTGGCATCCCCGTGCCAATAGGCGCCGGCCACACTCATAATCTTAAAGGCCTGCGGGTCGATGCAGCCGGTTCTCGGAATATGCGGTCCCCGGCAAAGGTCTTCGAAATGGCTCTCACCGTGGCGGTAAAAACTGATAACATCCCCGCTGGCCCGCTGGATGTTGTCCAGTTTATACGGGTCATGGGCCATTTTTTGCAGGGCCTCCTGCCGACTCATCTCAATCCGAATGAAGGGCTGGTTGGATTGGATGATTCTCCGCATCTCCTCTTCGATTTTCTCAAAGTCCTCCGGACGAATCGGCTCATCCAGGTCAATGTCGTAATAAAACCCGTCGGCAACCGTCGGCCCGTAAACCAGTTTGGTCTTCGGCCAAATCCGGCAGATTGCCTCTGCCATAATATGCGCGCAGCTGTGCCGCAACACCTCCAGTCCTTCCGGCTGGCGGGCCGTCACGACTTCAAAGGAAACATCTCCCTGCAAAGGGGTGGACAAGTCGGCAAGTTTTCCGTTTATTTTTACAGCCAAGGCTGCTTTGGCCAGCCCCGGCCCAATTTGTTCAACCGCCTGTTCGGCTCGTATTCCGTCGACCGCAGTCAGAACTTTCCCATCCGGGAGCG
This window of the Anaerohalosphaeraceae bacterium genome carries:
- the rplT gene encoding 50S ribosomal protein L20; translated protein: MPRVRRGAARRQAKKRIFQVVKGHRGPDGKLLRLAKEAAVRANVNARIGRKQKKRTYRGLWIIRLSAACRQRGISYSHFINGCKKAGIGLNRKMLSELAIADPAAFDQIVEKAKAAL
- the rpmI gene encoding 50S ribosomal protein L35, which produces MPKLKTHKGLAKRVKITGTGKVKRKRCGGGHLLSDKSAKRRRRFGSPTLVKGVRAKKIRVLLGQ
- the infC gene encoding translation initiation factor IF-3; the encoded protein is MKRFHTLFGKECAITKELNYRINERIRVSPVRLIDENNQQVGIVSIEEARNRAMEAGLDLVEVSPTSNPPVCRIMDYGKFLYQQKRKAKESQKKQHVVTLKEIRIRPKIDDHDRQIKLAQAVKFFEKGHKVQFTMPFRGREMAHVDQGYQMMDEIVQALQEVAKIERPAQMLGKRITMVLVPAKGS
- the thrS gene encoding threonine--tRNA ligase: MAKLTLPDGKVLTAVDGIRAEQAVEQIGPGLAKAALAVKINGKLADLSTPLQGDVSFEVVTARQPEGLEVLRHSCAHIMAEAICRIWPKTKLVYGPTVADGFYYDIDLDEPIRPEDFEKIEEEMRRIIQSNQPFIRIEMSRQEALQKMAHDPYKLDNIQRASGDVISFYRHGESHFEDLCRGPHIPRTGCIDPQAFKIMSVAGAYWHGDASQKMLQRVYGTVWPTKKELDAYLERLEEAKKRDHRLIGKQMELFSFHEEGPGFAFLHPKGMIIWNEIIDFWRQVHRKYKYVEVKTPIILNESLWHRSGHWDHYKENMYFTSVDGVNYAIKPMNCPGGLLIYNSKKHSYREFPMRVAELGLVHRYEASGQMHGLVRVRQFTQDDAHIFCTPEQIEGEIIGVINLVQEIYSTFGFEDYHIELSTKPEKHIGSDEIWELATNALAGALKHKGLAFQINEGDGAFYGPKIDFHINDCLGRSWQLGTIQLDFSMPQRFNLVYSDRDNTEKTPVMIHRAILGSLERFLGILIEHYGGHFPVWLAPEQVRVLSISEKTNAYADQLQRRLEEAGIRCTSDLTDDKIGAKIARAHSDRIPYMAVVGPKEAETGTLTVRLRQSKESCSMGVEAFLTGVQEKIRSRSLTLTL